From a single Cytophagales bacterium WSM2-2 genomic region:
- a CDS encoding GMC family oxidoreductase, which translates to MNLNIDAEKQNTYDAIVVGSGISGGWAAKELTEKGLKTLVLERGRDVRHVMDYPTMTKDPWQLPHANKLTTTELKFFPVQSRTGWVNQSNQHWWVNDLENPYTEIQPFDWIRGYHVGGRSIMWGKQTYRLSDLDFEANAKEGIGVDWPIRYKDIAPWYDYVETFIGVSGQAEGIPHLPDGKFLPPMELNCVELLFKEKVAEKFNGRKVTIGRAAHLTAPLPHDPSRGVCQSRNMCDRGCPYGAYFSSNASTLPFAAKTGNMTLRPHSIVHSIIYDEKKGKAIGVKILDEKTKDEIDYFARIIFLNASTLGSTFILLNSISQRFPNGLGNGSDQLGRNLMDHQYRAGASATVEGFEDKYYIGRRPNNFYIPRFRNIGADKRKDYLRGFGYQGAGGRTNWTRGVKEMSFGEELKNELTTPGPWQIGMGGFGECLPYADNRVTMNKEKKDVHGLPTLNIDAGWKENEKAMRKDIIAAAEEMLEASGFKNVSTFDGADNIGLGIHEMGTARMGHDPKTSVLNKWNQVHEAPNVFVTDGAAMTSSACQNPSLTYMALTARAAHHAVEEMKKGNL; encoded by the coding sequence ATGAATTTGAACATCGATGCTGAAAAGCAAAATACGTATGACGCCATCGTAGTGGGTTCCGGCATCAGCGGTGGCTGGGCTGCCAAAGAGCTTACCGAGAAAGGACTGAAAACATTGGTACTTGAGCGCGGTCGCGATGTAAGGCACGTGATGGATTACCCTACGATGACGAAGGATCCATGGCAACTTCCACATGCGAATAAGTTAACAACTACGGAATTGAAATTTTTTCCCGTGCAATCACGCACCGGTTGGGTAAATCAATCCAACCAACACTGGTGGGTAAATGATTTGGAGAACCCGTATACGGAAATCCAACCTTTCGATTGGATCAGAGGCTACCATGTTGGCGGACGTTCTATTATGTGGGGCAAGCAAACCTATCGTTTGTCAGACCTGGATTTTGAAGCCAATGCCAAAGAAGGAATTGGTGTTGACTGGCCGATTAGGTACAAGGATATTGCGCCCTGGTATGATTACGTAGAAACGTTCATCGGTGTGAGCGGTCAGGCGGAAGGAATACCGCATTTGCCGGATGGCAAATTTTTGCCCCCCATGGAATTGAATTGTGTAGAGCTGCTCTTTAAAGAAAAAGTAGCGGAGAAGTTTAATGGGAGGAAAGTTACCATTGGCCGTGCCGCTCATTTAACGGCACCGCTTCCGCATGACCCTAGTCGTGGTGTTTGTCAAAGTCGAAATATGTGTGACCGTGGATGTCCGTACGGTGCCTATTTTAGCAGCAATGCCTCCACACTTCCATTTGCTGCAAAGACCGGCAATATGACATTGAGGCCCCACTCGATTGTGCACTCCATTATCTACGATGAAAAGAAAGGTAAGGCGATTGGAGTGAAAATACTGGATGAAAAAACGAAGGACGAGATCGATTACTTTGCCAGAATTATCTTTCTCAATGCTTCAACGTTGGGAAGCACTTTTATTTTACTCAATTCTATTTCACAACGATTCCCTAATGGGCTTGGAAACGGAAGCGATCAATTGGGAAGGAATTTAATGGATCATCAATACCGTGCGGGTGCCAGTGCAACGGTAGAGGGGTTTGAAGACAAGTATTACATCGGTCGCAGACCCAACAACTTTTATATTCCCCGCTTTAGAAATATTGGCGCTGACAAGAGAAAAGATTACTTGCGAGGCTTCGGTTATCAAGGTGCCGGGGGCAGAACAAACTGGACACGTGGTGTGAAAGAAATGTCTTTTGGAGAGGAATTAAAAAATGAACTGACCACACCAGGTCCATGGCAAATTGGCATGGGTGGATTTGGCGAGTGCCTTCCTTACGCGGATAACCGGGTGACGATGAACAAAGAGAAGAAGGACGTGCATGGGCTTCCCACGTTAAACATCGATGCCGGCTGGAAAGAGAATGAAAAAGCCATGCGGAAGGACATCATTGCAGCGGCAGAAGAAATGTTGGAAGCAAGCGGCTTTAAGAATGTTTCCACTTTTGATGGTGCTGATAATATTGGTTTGGGAATTCATGAAATGGGCACCGCTCGCATGGGCCATGATCCCAAAACTTCGGTGCTCAACAAATGGAACCAGGTTCATGAAGCGCCCAATGTTTTTGTTACGGATGGAGCCGCAATGACATCGTCTGCCTGCCAGAATCCGTCTCTCACCTACATGGCACTTACCGCACGCGCTGCCCACCATGCAGTAGAAGAAATGAAAAAAGGAAATCTTTAA